The region GGCCATCTCCAAATTTTTCAAGCGTGATGTTGCGGCACGATACTACCTTGAGCTTGGGATGCGCAATGATAAACCTTAGCAAAACGTCAAGTTTTTCGCTAGGATGTCTTTCATATTGCTTTGACTGACCGGATGAAATCTGAACATGACTGAAAAGAACGTTGCTGATCCTGCTCTTTATGCACTTCTTGAACGGATAGCTTCGGCGCTGGAAGAGAGGAATGCAACCGCGCGCGTCTCCGCGCCTTCAGATGAATTTTCAGCTTTTGTATGGCAGTCAGCGACCCTTGATTTTGACCCTGTCCGCAGCGTGAACCGCATTCCCTTGTCCCTGCTCAGGGGAATTGACTATCAGCAGGACAAGCTGATGGAAAACACCTTGCGCTTTGCCAGAGGTTTTGCCGCCAACAACGCTCTTCTCTGGGGGGCGCGGGGAACCGGCAAGTCGTCGCTCGTCAAGGCAATTCATGGTGAGGTTTCGGTGGCAAATCCACTGGTGCTTGTCGAAATTCACCGCGAGGATCTGGCAACCCTGCCCCAGCTTTTAAGCGCCATAGGAACCGACAGGCGGCGTTTTATCGTATTCTGTGATGATCTCGCCTTTGAAAGCGGGGAAAGCTCTTACAAATCGCTCAAAGCCATTCTCGAAGGCGGGATAGAGGGCCGGCCTGAGAACGTGATCTTCTATGCCACATCAAACCGGCGTCACCTGATGGCCCGGGACATGATCGAAAATGAGCGTTCCACCGCCATCAATCCTTCGGAAGCGGTGGAGGAGAAAGTCTCCCTTTCCGATCGATTTGGTCTCTGGCTAGGTTTTCATTCGATTGATCAGGACACCTATCTTGCCATGATCAACGGCTATGCCGACGCCATCGGCCTTGCCAAGGGATCGGCGCGGGCGGAGCTTGAGAAGCAGAGTCTCGCCTGGTCCGTCTCACGCGGGAGCCGTTCGGGGCGTGTTGCCTGGCAGTTTATCGTCGACACGGCCGGTGAGGCCGGTATCAAGATCACTTTCTGATCCGGGAAAACTGATATCAGGTCAGGTAATCCTGGGGATTGACGGGCTTGCGGGCCTTGCGCAATTCAAAATGCAGTTGCGGTGAATCAACGCGGCCCGTCATCCCGACGGTGCCGATCACATCACCCTGATCGAGACGCTGCCCCTCTTCCACCTCAATCGAGCCAAGATGGGCATAGGCCGTGATCCAGCCGCCATCATGCTTGACCAGCACAAGATTGCCAAAGGATTTAAGCCCGGCCCCGACAAAGGCCACCTGCCCTTTTTGCGCCGCCCTCACGGCACTGCCAGTTTCGGCGCCGATATTCACGCCGTCGTTATGCACGCCGCGGGCGGTTTCGCCAAAGGTTTCGATGATCGTGCCATCAACCGGCCATGAAAACGTCCCCCCGCTGGTGAATGCAACGCGCTGTCCGACCGATTTCGGCACCGGATTGACGGCGATATTTTCTGCGGGGGTTATCGTTTCCGGGGTGGATTGATCCACCGGCAGATCAAGCAGGGAATAATCAAGACGCCGCGGTATCGCCACCGCCATTCCCTGCCGCAGGCTATACGGCTCTTCAAGACCGTTGAGGCGAATGATGTCGCTGACGCTCACCGAATAGCGTTTGGAGATTTTCTGCAATGTATCGCCTGCCGCAATGATATGTGATCGCGGTTTGGGAACCTCGAGCGTGTCAAGCCCCGTCAACTCATAGGGCGGGGCCAGATTATTGGCCAGAATGATCCGCCTTGGCGTGACCCCATAACGGTTGGCGATGGTGTAGATCGTATCGCCAGGCTCAACCCTGATAATCCCGTCAGGCGGGACTTCCTGCTGGTTCTGGCGTTTCGGGGCATCCTTCACCGGCAGAAGTGCACGTTCC is a window of Alphaproteobacteria bacterium LSUCC0684 DNA encoding:
- a CDS encoding ATP-binding protein, with the translated sequence MTEKNVADPALYALLERIASALEERNATARVSAPSDEFSAFVWQSATLDFDPVRSVNRIPLSLLRGIDYQQDKLMENTLRFARGFAANNALLWGARGTGKSSLVKAIHGEVSVANPLVLVEIHREDLATLPQLLSAIGTDRRRFIVFCDDLAFESGESSYKSLKAILEGGIEGRPENVIFYATSNRRHLMARDMIENERSTAINPSEAVEEKVSLSDRFGLWLGFHSIDQDTYLAMINGYADAIGLAKGSARAELEKQSLAWSVSRGSRSGRVAWQFIVDTAGEAGIKITF
- a CDS encoding peptidoglycan DD-metalloendopeptidase family protein, translating into MWHLRLFLISVLLLSGCAGLNTERALLPVKDAPKRQNQQEVPPDGIIRVEPGDTIYTIANRYGVTPRRIILANNLAPPYELTGLDTLEVPKPRSHIIAAGDTLQKISKRYSVSVSDIIRLNGLEEPYSLRQGMAVAIPRRLDYSLLDLPVDQSTPETITPAENIAVNPVPKSVGQRVAFTSGGTFSWPVDGTIIETFGETARGVHNDGVNIGAETGSAVRAAQKGQVAFVGAGLKSFGNLVLVKHDGGWITAYAHLGSIEVEEGQRLDQGDVIGTVGMTGRVDSPQLHFELRKARKPVNPQDYLT